A region of Paractinoplanes abujensis DNA encodes the following proteins:
- a CDS encoding putative quinol monooxygenase, which translates to MIFITAKFPVKPEHADRWPEISRAFTEATRAEPGCLWFDWSRSLDDANEYVLVEAFRDGDAGAAHVGSAHFQQAQRDLPQYLSETPKIVSQTVDQDGWSELGELAVE; encoded by the coding sequence ATGATCTTCATTACCGCCAAGTTCCCGGTGAAGCCGGAGCACGCGGACCGCTGGCCCGAGATCTCCCGGGCGTTCACCGAGGCCACCCGGGCCGAGCCGGGCTGCCTCTGGTTCGACTGGTCGCGCAGCCTCGACGACGCCAACGAGTACGTGCTGGTGGAGGCGTTCCGCGACGGCGACGCGGGCGCGGCCCACGTCGGGTCGGCCCACTTCCAGCAGGCCCAGCGGGATCTGCCACAGTATCTGTCGGAAACACCCAAGATCGTCAGTCAGACTGTTGATCAGGACGGCTGGTCCGAACTGGGAGAACTTGCCGTCGAATAG